In a single window of the Luteolibacter yonseiensis genome:
- a CDS encoding glycoside hydrolase family 10 protein, with translation MVRLITLLTALALGVTASAQSYSPVNERPPAIAREFRGAWIASIYNIDWPSSPGLSAASQQAELRGILDKVSALKMNAVIFQVRPQCDAVYASPIEPWSSSLTGTMGRSPGYDPLAYCIQQAHARGIEVHAWFNPFRALSNNSQQVAGNHISRTLPQITKKFGTMTWCDPASEQTRTRALNVILDVVKRYDIDGVHLDDYFYPYPSGNLRFPDGKSPAERRGYVDGFVSNLYSAVKRQKSWVRVGISPFGIWRPGVPGGIEAGIDSYEQLAGDSRKWLKNGWVDYLAPQLYWPNSPQKQSFSTLLNWWRQQGSRPVWPGIATARIGGPEDRRPASEITNQINLSRQIGQNWNGHIHWSAKSLVRNQGGIATKLAGTYTQPAAIPPMPWISNSAPGSPGVSATVEAGNTLVRCTPDNRTAKLALQAKIGGTWRTMKIYPGSSQTVTIPRADAVAVTALDRFGNASAPKVLGIR, from the coding sequence ATGGTCCGTCTGATCACCCTTCTCACCGCACTCGCCCTAGGCGTCACCGCTTCAGCCCAGTCCTACTCCCCGGTCAACGAACGTCCTCCCGCCATCGCCCGGGAGTTCCGGGGCGCCTGGATCGCCTCCATCTACAACATCGACTGGCCCAGTTCCCCCGGCCTCAGCGCGGCTTCCCAGCAGGCGGAGTTGCGCGGCATCCTGGACAAGGTGTCCGCCCTGAAAATGAACGCTGTCATTTTCCAGGTCCGCCCCCAGTGCGACGCCGTTTACGCCTCGCCCATCGAGCCGTGGAGTTCCAGCCTCACCGGCACCATGGGACGTTCGCCCGGCTACGATCCGCTCGCCTACTGCATCCAGCAGGCCCACGCCCGGGGCATCGAAGTCCACGCGTGGTTTAATCCTTTCCGCGCCCTTTCCAACAATTCCCAGCAAGTCGCGGGCAACCACATCAGCCGCACCCTGCCACAGATCACCAAAAAATTCGGCACCATGACGTGGTGCGATCCCGCGAGCGAACAGACCCGCACCCGGGCGCTCAATGTCATCCTCGACGTCGTGAAACGCTACGACATCGACGGCGTCCACCTCGACGACTACTTTTACCCCTACCCGTCCGGAAACCTGCGTTTCCCTGATGGCAAAAGCCCCGCCGAGCGCCGAGGCTATGTGGATGGCTTCGTGAGCAACCTCTATTCCGCCGTGAAACGCCAGAAATCATGGGTGCGTGTCGGCATCAGCCCCTTCGGCATCTGGCGGCCCGGTGTGCCGGGTGGCATCGAGGCAGGTATCGACAGCTATGAGCAGCTCGCCGGTGACTCGCGCAAATGGCTCAAGAATGGCTGGGTGGACTACCTCGCCCCCCAGCTCTATTGGCCGAACTCCCCTCAGAAGCAAAGCTTCTCCACGCTTCTGAACTGGTGGCGGCAGCAAGGTTCGCGCCCTGTCTGGCCAGGCATCGCCACCGCCCGCATCGGCGGTCCGGAAGACCGCCGCCCGGCGTCGGAAATCACCAACCAGATCAACCTCAGCCGCCAGATCGGCCAGAACTGGAACGGGCACATCCACTGGAGCGCGAAAAGCCTCGTCCGGAACCAGGGAGGCATCGCCACCAAACTCGCCGGCACCTACACCCAGCCCGCCGCCATTCCGCCGATGCCATGGATCAGCAACAGCGCCCCCGGCTCGCCCGGCGTCAGCGCCACGGTCGAGGCCGGAAACACCCTCGTCCGCTGCACCCCCGACAACCGGACCGCGAAACTCGCCCTCCAGGCCAAGATCGGCGGGACCTGGCGCACGATGAAAATCTACCCCGGCAGCTCCCAGACCGTCACCATCCCCCGCGCCGACGCCGTTGCGGTGACCGCGCTTGACCGGTTCGGCAATGC
- a CDS encoding EamA family transporter encodes MNWLTWSLLSALFAGVTAVLAKAGVNGVDSNLATAIRTSVVLIFTWGIAFAVAKPSDALQFSQRTWLFLTLSGIATGLSWICYFRALQLGDVANVAPIDKLSVVFAIVLAAVFLKEKMNWQHAIGGSLIVAGALVLAWKK; translated from the coding sequence ATGAACTGGCTCACCTGGTCGCTGCTTTCCGCTCTCTTCGCCGGTGTCACCGCCGTCCTGGCGAAGGCTGGCGTGAACGGAGTGGACTCGAATCTCGCCACCGCCATCCGCACGTCTGTCGTCCTGATCTTCACTTGGGGCATCGCATTCGCCGTGGCGAAACCCTCCGACGCCCTCCAATTTTCGCAACGGACATGGTTGTTTCTCACGCTCTCCGGCATCGCCACCGGTCTCTCGTGGATCTGTTACTTCCGCGCGTTGCAACTCGGCGATGTCGCCAACGTCGCCCCCATTGACAAACTCAGCGTCGTCTTCGCCATCGTCCTCGCGGCCGTTTTCCTCAAGGAGAAGATGAACTGGCAGCACGCCATCGGTGGCTCGCTGATCGTCGCCGGAGCTCTGGTGCTGGCGTGGAAGAAATGA
- a CDS encoding methyltransferase family protein, giving the protein MTPPSTTETDFYKAPALPAAPTETTRRSSGKDAVERLRKPLSHVVAATLIFLLVFVHPRGFGTLAMEGVKLAGLFLVFAGALGRILCTLYIGGRKNRELCQSGIYSMCRNPLYFFSFLGLTGVCLASQNLTLTLVATSLFLALYRAVILSEEKKLLRLFPSDFPVYAKSTPRFWPRSLPLGDSQLIQIDTSVFIRSLKEVLWFMVAVVGVEALDILRTHGMIHPLLSWY; this is encoded by the coding sequence TTTTTACAAAGCGCCCGCACTTCCGGCCGCCCCAACTGAAACCACCCGCCGTTCCAGCGGGAAGGATGCCGTCGAGCGGCTGCGAAAACCCCTCTCCCATGTGGTCGCCGCCACATTGATATTCCTGCTCGTTTTCGTCCACCCACGGGGCTTCGGCACCCTCGCCATGGAAGGAGTGAAGCTGGCCGGACTGTTCCTCGTCTTCGCCGGCGCTCTCGGTCGCATCCTCTGCACCCTCTACATCGGCGGACGCAAGAACCGCGAACTCTGCCAGTCAGGCATCTACTCGATGTGCCGGAACCCTCTCTACTTCTTTTCGTTTCTCGGCCTCACCGGTGTCTGTCTCGCCTCCCAGAACCTGACGCTCACTCTCGTCGCCACCTCTCTTTTCCTCGCTCTCTACCGGGCGGTGATTCTCAGCGAGGAGAAAAAGTTGCTGCGTCTTTTCCCCTCGGATTTCCCGGTCTACGCGAAATCCACCCCACGTTTCTGGCCGCGGTCGCTGCCGCTCGGCGATTCCCAACTCATCCAGATCGATACCAGCGTCTTCATCCGCTCCCTCAAGGAGGTCCTGTGGTTCATGGTGGCGGTCGTCGGCGTGGAAGCCTTGGACATTCTCAGAACCCATGGCATGATTCATCCGTTGTTGTCATGGTATTGA